In the genome of Salmo trutta chromosome 18, fSalTru1.1, whole genome shotgun sequence, one region contains:
- the LOC115153259 gene encoding uncharacterized protein LOC115153259: protein MLVQVKYSQQQKYVKLDEDEGRFDFMQFHENVIERFCLPPDAKVIYKDATGTEVDAEIFSDLVGQGNVVLTLFTDQEFSDFSLSSASETSDSSFSSSASTIILDDVPSKRQRIEDTHDAVSAEQLIEAVLRGKSGGEEVLQEYQTTETLTDAARRKMVNILVAYMIDNHGHRPTKAIREDYSRGMVMLFPSLKDPYSKKDYEHFYDAASSTGYISGV from the exons ATGCTGGTCCAGGTGAAGTACAGCCAACAGCAGAAATATGTGAAGCTGGATGAGGATGAAGGACGGTTTGACTTTATGCAATTCCATGAAAACG TCATCGAGAGATTTTGCCTGCCACCTGATGCAAAAGTTATATACAAGGATGCAACAGGGACAGAAGTTGATGCAGAAATATTCAGCGACCTCGTTGGACAAGGCAATGTGGTGCTGACACTATTCACAGATCAGG AATTCTCTGATTTCTCCTTGTCTTCTGCTTCTGAGACGTCTGACTCAAGCTTCAGCTCAAGTGCATCAACTATAATCCTAGATGATGTCCCTAGCAAGAGACAAAGAATTGAGGATAcacatgatgctgtgtctgctgaACAG TTGATTGAAGCTGTGCTAAGAGGCAAGTCTGGGGGTGAAGAAGTACTACAGGAGTACCAAACAACAGAAACCCTAACAGATGCTGCAAGAAGAAAAATGGTTAACATCCTGGTGGCTTACATGATTGACAATCATGG GCACCGCCCCACAAAAGCAATCAGAGAAGATTATTCGCGTGGGATGGTGATGTTGTTCCCTTCCCTCAAGGATCCATACTCCAAGAAGGACTAT GAACACTTCTATGATGCTGCAAGCAGCACAGGATACATTTCTGGCGTCTGA